Proteins encoded in a region of the Teredinibacter purpureus genome:
- the rph gene encoding ribonuclease PH — protein sequence MTRPSGRAVDQLRDISIQRNFTCHAEGSVLVSFGNTKVICTATVEEGVPRFMKGEGRGWITAEYGMLPRSTGSRMGREAARGKQGGRTVEIQRLIGRSLRAAVDLSALGEYTIVLDCDVIQADGGTRTAAITGASVALVDALRYLQRSKKISCDPLLHMVASVSVGIVNGQPVLDLDYPEDSSADTDMNIVMTEAGGLIEIQGTAEKAPFSEEQFGAMFALAKKGIVELNELQKKALAE from the coding sequence ATGACAAGACCTAGCGGCAGAGCAGTTGATCAACTTCGCGATATTTCTATTCAGCGCAATTTTACATGCCATGCCGAGGGTTCGGTTTTAGTGTCTTTTGGAAATACTAAAGTGATTTGTACGGCAACAGTAGAAGAAGGCGTGCCTCGTTTTATGAAAGGCGAAGGCCGAGGGTGGATAACGGCGGAATATGGCATGTTACCGCGCTCTACGGGCTCCAGAATGGGGCGTGAAGCGGCTCGAGGCAAGCAGGGCGGTCGCACGGTTGAAATTCAGCGATTAATTGGTCGGTCTTTGCGCGCGGCTGTGGATTTGTCGGCGTTGGGCGAGTACACCATTGTATTGGATTGTGATGTTATTCAGGCTGATGGCGGCACGCGCACGGCAGCAATTACTGGTGCGAGTGTGGCTTTGGTTGATGCGTTACGGTATCTGCAGCGCTCGAAAAAGATAAGCTGCGATCCGTTACTGCATATGGTGGCTTCTGTATCGGTAGGCATTGTGAACGGACAGCCGGTTCTCGATTTGGATTACCCTGAAGATTCGTCTGCGGATACTGATATGAATATAGTGATGACTGAAGCGGGTGGTCTTATTGAAATTCAAGGTACTGCCGAAAAAGCGCCTTTTTCAGAAGAGCAGTTTGGCGCGATGTTTGCCCTCGCAAAAAAAGGCATTGTGGAACTAAATGAGTTGCAGAAAAAGGCGTTGGCCGAGTAG
- the rpoZ gene encoding DNA-directed RNA polymerase subunit omega → MARITVEDCLDHVDNRFELVIVGSKRARQLAVQGKEPLVAPENDKPTVIALREIEEGLIDASILTQEDDDASDELILPETMLEDSGMNPAADS, encoded by the coding sequence ATGGCACGTATCACTGTAGAAGATTGTTTGGATCACGTTGATAACCGTTTTGAACTCGTTATTGTGGGTAGCAAGCGCGCTCGTCAACTTGCCGTGCAGGGCAAAGAGCCTTTGGTTGCACCAGAAAACGACAAGCCAACGGTTATCGCTTTGCGTGAAATAGAAGAAGGTCTAATCGACGCAAGTATTCTCACTCAAGAAGATGACGATGCATCCGATGAACTCATTCTTCCCGAAACCATGCTTGAAGATTCAGGCATGAACCCCGCCGCCGATAGCTAA
- the mutM gene encoding bifunctional DNA-formamidopyrimidine glycosylase/DNA-(apurinic or apyrimidinic site) lyase: MPELPEVETTRAGILAHLAGQHIKTLVIRNPNLRWPVPLDISALTKGTRIENIARRGKYLLFQLSNQGTLIWHLGMSGSMRIDTNTVPPGKHDHIDLVTRNGTTLRYNDPRRFGSLHYTEEPADTHPLLSHLGPEPLTLDFNSDYLFKRSRKRSLVIKTLIMDSKVVVGVGNIYANEALFNAGIHPLKPAGKISKLACEKLTKEIKYVLTTAIKQGGTTLRDFTNSDGKPGYFSQQLKVYGRAGEPCIVCGKSLIEKRVSQRATVYCTRCQR, from the coding sequence ATGCCAGAACTACCGGAAGTTGAAACCACCCGCGCAGGAATACTCGCTCACTTAGCCGGCCAGCACATCAAAACGCTTGTTATCCGTAACCCAAACCTGCGATGGCCTGTGCCGCTAGACATCAGCGCGCTCACGAAAGGCACCCGCATAGAAAACATAGCGCGCAGAGGAAAGTACCTACTTTTCCAGCTATCGAACCAAGGCACGCTTATTTGGCACCTAGGCATGTCCGGCAGCATGCGTATAGACACGAACACTGTACCGCCCGGTAAACACGACCACATCGACCTGGTTACACGAAACGGCACCACACTGCGGTATAACGATCCCCGTCGATTTGGCTCATTACATTACACTGAGGAGCCCGCTGACACACACCCGCTTCTCTCGCATCTTGGCCCAGAGCCACTCACGTTAGACTTCAACAGCGATTATCTATTTAAACGATCACGCAAACGCTCCCTTGTAATCAAAACATTGATCATGGATAGCAAGGTAGTTGTAGGCGTAGGCAATATTTATGCGAACGAAGCGCTATTTAACGCAGGAATTCATCCTTTAAAGCCGGCGGGAAAAATATCCAAGCTCGCCTGTGAAAAACTCACAAAAGAAATCAAGTACGTTCTTACAACGGCGATAAAACAAGGCGGCACCACGCTGCGCGACTTTACCAATAGCGACGGCAAGCCGGGTTATTTTTCTCAACAATTAAAAGTGTATGGAAGAGCAGGAGAGCCCTGCATAGTGTGCGGAAAATCACTTATCGAAAAACGTGTGTCACAGCGGGCAACCGTTTACTGCACTCGTTGCCAGCGCTAA
- a CDS encoding YicC/YloC family endoribonuclease: protein MPRSMTGFARQQIQYPWGSLSCEIRSVNHRYLEPTIRLPDALRASETPLREQLRKSLSRGKIEVGIYLKTEESSDNNLGLNKKLAEQIASLAAEVSQHIAHPAHINPLDILRWPGVLQAADLDPEILAAATTDIFSQTLSLLIANREREGVELQGFILQRLDTIGEHVKVVHKYLPEMQSAYKEKLRAKIEALQTDVDEERFAQEVVYVCQKSDVAEELDRLNAHIQEVTLTLQQKGPVGRRLDFLMQELNREANTLSSKSMSSETSQIAVDLKVLIEQMREQVQNIE, encoded by the coding sequence ATGCCGCGCAGTATGACTGGCTTTGCTCGACAGCAAATCCAATACCCATGGGGCAGCCTGAGCTGTGAAATTCGTAGCGTTAATCATCGCTATCTAGAGCCAACCATCCGCTTGCCCGATGCTTTACGCGCCTCTGAAACTCCGTTACGCGAACAATTACGTAAAAGCCTAAGCCGGGGGAAAATTGAAGTTGGCATCTATTTGAAAACCGAAGAATCAAGCGACAATAATCTTGGTTTAAATAAAAAACTCGCAGAACAAATTGCGAGCCTTGCCGCAGAAGTGAGCCAGCACATTGCCCACCCCGCGCACATTAACCCGCTCGACATTTTACGCTGGCCGGGCGTTCTTCAAGCCGCCGATTTAGATCCTGAAATACTCGCCGCCGCCACGACCGATATTTTTTCGCAGACGCTAAGCTTACTCATAGCCAATCGCGAGCGAGAAGGTGTCGAGTTACAAGGCTTTATATTACAACGTCTCGACACTATTGGTGAACACGTTAAAGTTGTGCATAAGTATTTACCCGAGATGCAAAGTGCCTACAAAGAAAAACTGCGCGCGAAAATTGAAGCCCTGCAAACCGATGTAGACGAAGAGCGTTTCGCCCAAGAAGTGGTCTATGTTTGTCAGAAATCGGATGTTGCAGAAGAGCTAGACCGGCTCAATGCTCACATACAAGAGGTCACGCTCACACTTCAGCAAAAAGGCCCTGTTGGCCGCCGCCTAGATTTTCTAATGCAGGAATTGAATCGAGAGGCCAATACGCTTTCCTCTAAATCAATGTCCAGTGAGACCTCACAAATTGCTGTGGACTTAAAAGTCCTTATTGAGCAGATGCGCGAACAAGTACAGAATATTGAGTAA
- the gmk gene encoding guanylate kinase, whose amino-acid sequence MSYQGTLYTVSAPSGAGKTSLVKALADSTDGICVSVSHTTRPIRPGEENGVNYHFVSHEQFASMVEQSSFLEHAQVFTNYYGTSTKWVEESLASGVDVILEIDWQGAQQVRKHIPGTVGVFILPPSRPALLERLTGRGQDGEAVIAARMAEAENEISHFVEADYLVINDDFDVALTEFRSIVVAQRQKLEKQQQKHQDLLQELLS is encoded by the coding sequence ATGAGTTACCAAGGCACCCTCTACACTGTTTCTGCCCCATCTGGCGCGGGTAAAACCAGTCTCGTTAAAGCGCTCGCCGATTCTACCGACGGTATTTGCGTATCCGTTTCCCACACCACTCGGCCTATACGCCCAGGGGAAGAAAACGGTGTTAACTACCATTTTGTCAGCCACGAACAGTTCGCCTCAATGGTTGAGCAAAGCTCGTTTCTTGAGCACGCGCAAGTCTTTACCAATTATTACGGTACCTCTACGAAATGGGTGGAGGAAAGTTTGGCCTCAGGCGTTGATGTGATACTCGAAATTGACTGGCAAGGTGCCCAGCAGGTGCGCAAGCATATTCCCGGCACAGTAGGAGTGTTTATTCTACCCCCGTCTCGGCCAGCGCTTCTGGAGCGACTAACCGGCAGAGGGCAAGATGGCGAAGCGGTAATTGCAGCGCGCATGGCCGAAGCCGAAAACGAGATATCGCACTTTGTAGAGGCCGATTACCTCGTTATAAACGACGATTTCGATGTCGCCCTTACCGAGTTTCGATCAATAGTGGTCGCTCAGCGGCAAAAGCTTGAAAAACAGCAACAAAAGCACCAAGACTTACTCCAAGAGCTCTTGTCGTAA